A genomic region of Gemmata massiliana contains the following coding sequences:
- a CDS encoding adenylate/guanylate cyclase domain-containing protein produces MILIAQGPTPFDSWRRVLPNDVPVVLGRDSPEWAVPWEPFLARRHAELTARGAKLKVRKIIGASNPVFHAGRSVDHFDLLPGGSFVIGHTTFTFGDAAYEPVSPGNEPPLLDMRTVAHHELDRLAFRDAPHRLDVLSRLPEVISSATDDADLLRRLVDMLLAGIRRADAVAIVSLSAGADAAHERLKLLHWDRRLSGEGEFEPSKRLVTAAVAEQKQTVLHVWGATPGGSLRDDPFTLQGRFDWAFCTPVHCDACPGWGLYVAGRFNGAEPATLLAPWESNELRDDVKFTELVGDILGALRQVQVLRERQGVFRRFFSPGVMNVLSGGDAPRALEPREADVTVLFCDLRGFSRKVEEGADRLLEVLTRVSAALGLMTQNILSHRGAIADFLGDAAMGFWGWPLEQPGKVEYACRAALGIRAAFEAVGRDAGHPLYGFRVGIGIASGRAVAGGIGTPEQAKVTVFGPVVNLASRLQDMTKLLRVPILIDEPTADAVREKLPHDVGRVRRMVKVRPYGLETPLVVAELIPPAPAPGAETTEGALSDADLAAYDAALDAFLRGDWNAAYKHLHRIPPDDRGKDVLTEFILKNNRTPPPGWDGVIPLGSKG; encoded by the coding sequence ATGATTCTTATCGCACAAGGCCCGACCCCGTTCGATTCCTGGCGCCGCGTACTACCGAACGACGTGCCCGTCGTTCTCGGGCGCGATTCGCCCGAGTGGGCCGTGCCGTGGGAACCGTTCCTCGCCCGGCGCCACGCGGAACTCACCGCGCGCGGCGCGAAACTCAAGGTGCGCAAGATTATCGGGGCGTCCAACCCGGTGTTCCACGCGGGCCGGTCCGTCGATCACTTCGACTTGCTCCCCGGCGGCTCGTTCGTGATCGGGCACACCACGTTCACGTTCGGCGACGCCGCGTATGAACCGGTTTCACCCGGGAACGAGCCCCCACTTCTGGACATGCGGACCGTTGCGCACCACGAACTCGACCGGCTCGCGTTCCGCGACGCCCCGCACCGGCTCGACGTGTTGAGTCGGCTCCCGGAAGTGATTTCCAGTGCCACCGACGACGCGGACCTCCTCCGGCGGCTCGTCGACATGCTCCTGGCCGGGATTCGCCGGGCGGACGCGGTCGCGATCGTTTCGCTCTCCGCCGGCGCGGACGCGGCCCACGAGCGCCTGAAACTGTTGCACTGGGACCGGCGTCTTTCGGGCGAGGGGGAGTTCGAGCCGAGCAAGCGGCTCGTCACGGCCGCGGTCGCGGAACAGAAGCAAACGGTGCTCCACGTGTGGGGGGCGACACCGGGCGGTTCGCTGAGGGACGATCCGTTCACGCTCCAGGGTCGGTTCGACTGGGCATTCTGCACACCGGTGCATTGCGATGCGTGTCCGGGGTGGGGGCTGTACGTGGCGGGGCGGTTCAACGGGGCGGAACCGGCCACGCTGCTCGCGCCGTGGGAATCGAACGAACTCCGCGACGACGTAAAGTTCACGGAACTCGTGGGCGATATCCTCGGGGCGCTCCGGCAGGTGCAGGTGCTCCGAGAGCGCCAGGGCGTCTTCCGGCGATTCTTTTCTCCGGGAGTAATGAACGTGCTCTCCGGTGGCGACGCTCCGCGTGCGCTTGAACCGCGTGAAGCCGACGTGACGGTGCTGTTCTGCGACCTCCGCGGGTTCTCGCGCAAGGTGGAAGAGGGCGCGGACCGGCTGCTCGAAGTGCTCACGCGGGTCAGTGCCGCCCTCGGGCTGATGACGCAGAACATCCTCAGTCACCGCGGGGCGATTGCGGACTTCCTCGGCGACGCGGCGATGGGCTTCTGGGGCTGGCCCCTGGAGCAGCCGGGGAAGGTGGAGTATGCGTGTCGTGCGGCGCTGGGGATTCGGGCCGCGTTCGAGGCCGTGGGACGCGACGCGGGGCACCCGCTGTACGGGTTCCGGGTCGGTATCGGCATCGCGAGCGGGCGCGCGGTGGCGGGCGGGATCGGTACGCCGGAACAAGCTAAAGTGACGGTATTCGGCCCGGTCGTGAACCTCGCGTCGCGCCTTCAGGACATGACCAAACTGCTCCGCGTACCGATCCTCATTGACGAACCGACCGCCGACGCGGTCCGCGAGAAGCTCCCGCACGACGTCGGTCGCGTGCGCCGAATGGTGAAGGTTCGGCCTTACGGTTTGGAAACGCCACTCGTGGTTGCAGAGCTGATTCCACCGGCTCCCGCGCCCGGGGCGGAAACAACCGAAGGCGCGCTTTCAGACGCGGACCTCGCGGCTTACGACGCAGCACTCGATGCGTTTCTTCGCGGAGACTGGAACGCGGCCTACAAGCACCTGCACCGCATTCCGCCGGACGATCGCGGGAAGGACGTGCTGACGGAGTTCATCCTGAAAAACAACCGCACCCCGCCCCCGGGTTGGGACGGGGTGATACCGCTGGGGAGCAAGGGGTAA
- a CDS encoding patatin-like phospholipase family protein, whose product MFALVIALVLAVLIGCTGPRVQNPVPDALATKAWTNEKPSADYHDADADTVTSLSTALRGPEPAPPPTAEKPKNILCVSGGGKYAAFTAGALCGWTASGTRPDFDVATGVSSGAPTAFMAFLGPKYDDELARTFLNLNRSDLFRWRPVRGLLTGRGLMTSRPLEELLDKHLDDAVMADLCAAHNQGRRLFVATSNVLSHRLAIWDIGAIACSGRPDAKVIIRKAILAACSIPGLVPPVEFDVTVDGVRYKELHADAGNLTQVFLRTASTIPAGSNVWVLSAGKTHPNRAEKCAGIFETMVTAVSTTLYALFRADMVKLYAFCGTTHSRFGLIALPDNFQGRSSSMVFDPEESQRMYLVGYQMGSSGSWDVLPPDTAPGSVSPPRAGLEFTTGK is encoded by the coding sequence TTGTTCGCACTGGTAATAGCGCTAGTGCTGGCGGTGTTAATCGGGTGTACCGGTCCCCGGGTTCAGAACCCGGTTCCGGACGCGCTCGCGACGAAGGCCTGGACCAACGAAAAGCCTTCCGCCGACTACCACGACGCCGACGCGGACACGGTCACCAGTCTCTCCACTGCTCTCCGGGGACCGGAACCGGCGCCTCCGCCCACCGCAGAGAAGCCCAAGAACATCCTGTGCGTGTCCGGCGGCGGGAAGTACGCGGCGTTCACGGCCGGCGCGCTGTGCGGGTGGACCGCGTCCGGCACGCGCCCGGATTTCGACGTCGCGACCGGGGTGAGTAGCGGCGCGCCGACCGCGTTCATGGCGTTCCTCGGGCCGAAGTACGACGACGAACTGGCCCGCACCTTCCTGAACCTGAACCGCTCCGACCTGTTCCGCTGGCGCCCGGTCCGCGGGCTGCTCACGGGGCGCGGGCTGATGACCTCGCGCCCGCTCGAAGAGCTGCTCGACAAGCACCTCGACGACGCGGTGATGGCCGACCTGTGCGCGGCCCACAACCAGGGGCGCCGGCTGTTCGTCGCCACGTCGAACGTGCTGTCGCACCGCCTCGCGATCTGGGACATCGGCGCGATCGCGTGCTCCGGGCGCCCGGACGCGAAGGTCATCATCCGCAAGGCGATCCTCGCCGCGTGCTCGATCCCCGGGCTCGTGCCGCCGGTCGAGTTCGACGTGACCGTGGACGGCGTGCGGTACAAGGAACTGCACGCCGACGCCGGGAACCTGACGCAAGTGTTCCTGCGCACCGCCAGCACGATCCCGGCCGGCTCGAACGTGTGGGTTCTCTCGGCCGGGAAGACGCACCCGAACCGCGCGGAGAAGTGCGCCGGCATCTTCGAGACGATGGTGACCGCGGTTTCGACCACGCTGTACGCACTGTTCCGGGCCGACATGGTGAAGCTGTACGCGTTCTGTGGCACGACGCACTCGCGGTTCGGCCTGATCGCCCTACCGGACAACTTCCAGGGCCGGTCGAGCAGCATGGTGTTCGACCCGGAGGAATCCCAGCGCATGTACCTAGTCGGGTACCAAATGGGATCGAGCGGGTCGTGGGACGTGCTCCCGCCCGACACCGCGCCCGGCTCGGTCAGCCCACCGCGGGCCGGACTGGAGTTCACCACCGGGAAGTAG